In one window of Cydia fagiglandana chromosome 1, ilCydFagi1.1, whole genome shotgun sequence DNA:
- the LOC134663918 gene encoding D-altritol 5-dehydrogenase-like, with product MQAIVFNGKTKEVKYVRNHPMPKIVEDNQVIVKVAYSGICGTDLHIIQGEFPVRQEPALTLGHEFSGVVHEAGKLAFLKKGQRVVVDPNSQCLLCEYCRKGRYQFCAAKKNIGLWVDGGWAQYVVVPQEHVYPIPDEVTLEQASLCEPYSCVAHGFDRVSPVSVADRVLVLGAGIIGNLWLTTLHLHGHRNVTVSEVNKARLDIVRNLNLGFKLITPDVLESEKSQYDVIIDCTGVPRVLETSFDLVKPGGKYVVFGCAPQGKKASITPYDIFDKGLTVIGVKVNQFTFPTSIGWLKTMGDRYLDYKKLGIKTYSLEQYEQAFVDLKSGSISKAMFKIE from the exons ATGCAGGCGATCGTGTTCAACGGCAAAACGAAGGAAGTGAAGTATGTGCGCAACCATCCAATGCCTAAAATAGTCGAAGACAATCAAGTAATTGTTAAGGTCGCTTATTCCGGCATTTGCGGAACTGATCTTCATATAATTCAG GGAGAGTTCCCTGTGCGTCAGGAACCGGCCCTAACCCTCGGCCATGAGTTCAGCGGGGTGGTGCATGAGGCAGGAAAGCTAGCCTTCTTGAAGAAAGGACAACGCGTGGTGGTTGATCCTAATAG CCAGTGCCTTCTTTGCGAGTATTGCCGCAAGGGCCGGTACCAGTTCTGCGCGGCGAAGAAGAACATTGGCCTCTGGGTTGACGGAGGCTGGGCTCAATACGTCGTAGTCCCGCAAGAACACGTCTACCCTATCCCTGACGAAGTTACTTTAGAACAgg CCTCTCTGTGTGAGCCGTACTCCTGCGTAGCGCACGGCTTCGACCGAGTCTCGCCAGTGTCGGTGGCAGACCGAGTGTTGGTGCTGGGTGCTGGCATTATAG GTAACCTGTGGTTAACGACATTGCATCTCCACGGTCATAGAAACGTGACAGTCTCTGAAGTAAACAAGGCAAGACTTGATATTGTTAGGAATTTGA aTTTGGGATTCAAGCTGATTACACCGGATGTATTGGAGAGCGAAAAATCACAATACGATGTCATCATTGATTGCAcgg GTGTGCCCAGGGTCCTGGAGACCAGCTTTGACTTGGTGAAGCCGGGCGGCAAGTACGTGGTCTTTGGGTGCGCGCCGCAGGGCAAGAAGGCTAG TATAACACCTTATGATATATTCGATAAGGGGCTCACCGTAATCGGCGTGAAAGTTAATCAATTCACATTTCCCACCTCTATTGGCTGGCTCAAGACTATGGGAGACAG ATATCTGGATTACAAGAAGCTGGGGATTAAGACTTATTCATTGGAGCAGTACGAGCAAGCTTTTGTAGACTTAAAGTCTGGATCCATTTCCAAGGCTATGTTCAAAATAGAATAA